A window of Macaca thibetana thibetana isolate TM-01 chromosome 7, ASM2454274v1, whole genome shotgun sequence genomic DNA:
cccccccccccccccccccccccccccccccccccccccccccccccccccccccccccccccccccccccccccccccccccccccccccccccccccccccccccccccccccccccccccccccccccccccccccccccccccccccccccccccccccccccccccccccccccccccccccccccccccccccccccccccccccccccccccccccccccccccccccccccccccccccccccccccccccccccccccccccccccccccccccccccccccccccccccccccccccccccccccccccccccccccccccccccccccccccccccccccccccccccccccccccccccccccccccccccccccccccccccccccccccccccccccccccccccccccccccccccccccccccccccccccccccccccccccccccccccccccccccccccccccccccccccccccccccccccccccccccccccccccccccccccccccccccccccccccccccccccccccccccccccccccccccccccccccccccccccccccccccccccccccccccccccccccccccccccccccccccccccccccccccccccccccccccccccccccccccccccccccccccccccccccccccccccccccccccccccccccccccccccccccccccccccccccccccccccccccccccccccccccccccccccccccccccccccccccccccccccccccccccccccccccccccccccccccccccccccccccccccccccccccccccccccccccccccccccccccccccccccccccccccccccccccccccccccccccccccccccccccccccccccccccccccccccccccccccccccccccccccccccccccccccccccccccccccccccccccccccccccccccccccccccccccccccccccccccccccccccccccccccccccccccccccccccccccccccccccccccccccccccccccccccccccccccccccccccccccccccccccccccccccccccccccccccccccccccccccccccccccccccccccccccccccccccccccccccccccccccccccccccccccccccccccccccccccccccccccccccccccccccccccccccccccccccccccccccccccccccccccccccccccccccccccccccccccccccccccccccccccccccccccccccccccccccccccccccccccccccccccccccccccccccccccccccccccccccccccccccccccccccccccccccccccccccccccccccccccccccccccccccccccccccccccccccccccccccccccccccccccccccccccccccccccccccccccccccccccccccccccccccccccccccccccccccccccccccccccccccccccccccccccccccccccccccccccccccccccccccccccccccccccccccccccccccccccccccccccccccccccccccccccccccccccccccccccccccccccccccccccccccccccccccccccccccccccccccccccccccccccccccccccccccccccccccccccccccccaaagtactgggattacaggcgtgagccacagcgctcagccttaacttttttttttttttaaataaatagagacgaggtctcgctagGTTTCACAGGCTGGTccggaactcctgagctcaagtgatccttccaccttggcctcccaaagtgctaggattacaggtgtgagccaccatacctggccggTATTCAATTTTTCTTGTATGGAAAGCCCTGCCTTGCTCCTTGAGGACTGGTGAGTACAGATGGAATTCATGTTCCCTGGCTTGAGCCCCTTCCCTAAACTCCAACTCTTACAAACCTTGGTCAATAAGGAGCTTGTTAAATTCCCACACCAGTCCACTTTCATGCCCTCCTGGGCAACCAGAACCTTAGTGGCCTGGCTGTGCAGTCCTGCATCCTGGCCCACCTTGCTGTCAATGAAAGTGATGCCATCCTGGTGTCCAGCCAGTGCACCCACAGGCTTGGGGTCATCCTCCCGCATGGTGCGTCGATCCCACACTTTGCAGATGGCATCGTCTCCCCCAGAGAACAGGATTTGGGAGCTTATATCAGCAAAGGCCACTGCATTCACGTCATCCTCATGGGACTCAATCTAGGCGAAAAGGAGGCCAGTATATAAGACCTCTTTCTAGGTCTCATAATAAGCCAAAGACCAGGAAACAGAGGCTCTCTCTCAGGAGCCATACCTGAAGGGTGCGCCGGTTCTGTTCTCGGTCAAAGACATACAGGCAGCCATCATTGGCCCTGAAAGGGAAGGGATAAAGGAGGGTCCTGGAGCCATGATCGAGAGGACCAATATGGTATATGCTCTAGAGAGTTCCACTGAGAAATCCTGCTCTGGGTCAAGTCCTTTGCTCTTTTTATATAGGAAGTCGGGGAAAAGTTAGCTGTGTTTCAAGGAGGCTTGACACCTCCCATCTTGTGCTGGGAAAATGGAGAGCAAGGGGTGAAGCAACCTGTAAATCCTGACCTTGGAGAAGGTCTGGTTGTTCTCTGCAGCTGCCAGTGCCATCTGTGTAACAGCAGAGCTCATCTCTGGCAGAACCCCCATCTTGTTATTGAGGGAAACATACCCCATAAGCACTCACCCTCCTAGTACTTCTCGTCCATCTGAGGACACAGCAATGGAGAAGACAGCAAAGCGACGCTCATCTGGCCTGAAAGCAAAGAAGGAGCTGGGTTAAGTGGACTTCCCTTCAGCTTTTGTTAATCTACACAGAATCTGACAATGGTTGTGAGGCACATCCCCAGGGGAAAAAAGAAGTCTGGCTAACATGTACCACAATGCAGATCCTCAGTGAGAACCCAGAAATCATCCCGCAAGCATCTATATTTTACCCAGTCCTCTGGCTGACAAGATGGTGCTTCCCTCCCAGGAATGCACACAGACCCATCAGTATACTTTTTCCCCTAAGCAGAACTTCCAACTCAAGAGGTTTGCTCCTGAAGAGCTTCCCTTGAGAAGTTTCTGATGAGTCCGACCAGAAAGGGAAGCCAGTACCTGAGATCCAGGGCAGTGTGTGTATCTCCCTCACCATAGATATTGCAGATATGAACTAAGAGaagcaaaaaaaacaagaatctttcagggatgggggaaggagagTGGAAGTGAAGCTAGGGAAGGGGTCAAACAGAGGACAAGGGTACTGGAGCACTTTGGGAATGATTTTCCCAGGACAAAGTGAGGGATCCTGGCTCAGAGGGGACAGGCACATGGAAACCTCAGGTCCCAGGCTGGAGAGTCAGTGGAAGCCTGGTGCATACTCACTGTAATCAGACCAGCTGGAGTAGAGGAAGTGGTTCCCATCGGGGGTGAAGGCCACATCCAAGACGCTCCAGCCTACGTCGCGGGCCTTGATGCTCTTGAATTTACGGAAACGGCCATACCGGCAGTCATACAGTCGGATTGTCTGGTCTGTATAAGTAGAGATCAGGCAGAATTATGGAACACTTTCCTTGTAACTTTCCTAGATTAGACGTCTCCCACTCAGTGTACCTGTGGAGTCTTCCCTTTATCATGGGAAACATGCTCTGACTAAGCATCCTTAAGCCAGGTCTGAGCTCCCCATCTGTGGCTTTCTAGCCTCAGTCAGGGGGAACATTCCATGTCCCAGGAAAAGACAGTTTATACGACCAGGGTCTGGTACCTTGGCAAGCAGACATGAATATTTGACCATCTTTGCTGTAGATGCCACAGAAAGCCTTCTGAGAGTAGCTATCAGTGAAGCCCAGATCATTGGGCAAGAAGctagggaagaagagagaaagtgaggGTAAGCGGTGCTCAGGATAAGGAGTGTCCCAATTAGCAAAATCCTAACAAAGCTGGAATATCAGaacagtcattctttttttttttttttttttttttttgagacggagtcttgctctgtcacccaggctggagtgcagtggccaatctcagctcactgcaagctctgcctcccgggttcccgccattctcctgcctcagcctcccaagtagctgggaccacaggcgccgccacctcgcccggctgattttttgtgtttttagtagagacggggtttcgccgtgttagccaggatggtctcgatctcctgaccttgtgatccgcccgtctcggcctcccaaagtgctgggattacaggcttgagccaccgcgcccggcctcagaacAGTCATTCTTCCCTTTTGGCTGTGAGTGCAATCCCGTCTTTCAATCATTCCACCATCCTCTAAATTTCTACAATTTTCTACACTTTTCCACTTTGCTTACTCTCAAAGTTTCAACCCCATTTAACCTAACCTTTAATATCTCTGAGGCTCCTTTAACACCTACCCCTTCAAAGTTTAGGAGATAAGACCTATCTGGCCCTTAGAGTCTCTTCACCGAGCCCCATACTCACTGAGATATCACTCGAGACTGTTCTCCAAGGGAGAAGCTTCCCCGGTGGCAGAGGCCCCGTTCTCTCTAAATGGAAGAGATTGGGGAATATTGCTAGCAGAAATAGAGGGCCACTTCAGCCATATCAAACCCCCTCCTCCAAAGACATTGCTGTTGTTATAGAAACGGACACAACACATCGTAGTCAGTCCCACAGAACTCCAATGGGGGCTGGTTaactctccagccccagcccttgAGGCTTCTTCCTTGGAAAGTTGACTTCCTTTTCCTCTGGGGCTGGCAGAGATTCTGGCTGCTTTGGCAGGCCTGCTGccaggctgggaggtggagaggcCTACCTGGTGCAACATTCGAGGAAAGCTGTGCTCCTGGGTGGCCCGCCTAAGCCCCAGCTGCCCTGTGGCCAGTTCCACTTGTGTCTTGATCTCATTGCATTCCAGCTCCCGGGTGTCAGGGGTAGCATCCACTGTGAGTACCAAGTAGAAGTTTCATCCTAGGTCTTCCAGCCTCAGAGGACAGTTAGCAGAACTGTACCCAAGCCCACCCCTGTGGCTGAATATACTGGGGCTGTAAGGACTCCTTATTCCTTAAATTATCGTACCTTCTTTCAATGTAACCTATCATTCAAAATATCACTAAAAGGTTTTCCAGTAGAAGTCTTCCAACATTAGGGACTTTTCCTCTTACCGGGTGGGTTGTATCGATCCCCAAGACGACCATCCCAAGCTCTGTCATTCTCTTCCTCTGAGTCCAAGAGGGCCTGAATGAATTGTAAATTTGCTGCACCTCCTCCCTGCACCAACCTCACTTGGCCTCTGTGGAGAGACCCCCATTATAAAGGAGGGGACTTCTTCCCCCAAACCAAC
This region includes:
- the DCAF11 gene encoding DDB1- and CUL4-associated factor 11 isoform X2, whose product is MGSRNSSSAGSGSGDPSEGLSRRGAGLRRSEEEEEEDEDVDLAQALLDSEEENDRAWDGRLGDRYNPPVDATPDTRELECNEIKTQVELATGQLGLRRATQEHSFPRMLHQRERGLCHRGSFSLGEQSRVISHFLPNDLGFTDSYSQKAFCGIYSKDGQIFMSACQDQTIRLYDCRYGRFRKFKSIKARDVGWSVLDVAFTPDGNHFLYSSWSDYIHICNIYGEGDTHTALDLRPDERRFAVFSIAVSSDGREVLGGANDGCLYVFDREQNRRTLQIESHEDDVNAVAFADISSQILFSGGDDAICKVWDRRTMREDDPKPVGALAGHQDGITFIDSKGDARYLISNSKDQTIKLWDIRRFSSREGMEASRQAATQQNWDYRWQQVPKKAWRKLKLPGDSSLMTYRGHGVLHTLIRCRFSPIHSTGQQFIYSGCSTGKVVVYDLLSGHIVKKLTNHKACVRDVSWHPFEEKIVSSSWDGNLRLWQYRQAEYFQDDMPESEECASAPAPVPHSSTAFSSPQ
- the DCAF11 gene encoding DDB1- and CUL4-associated factor 11 isoform X1; the encoded protein is MGSRNSSSAGSGSGDPSEGLSRRGAGLRRSEEEEEEDEDVDLAQVLAYLLRRGQVRLVQGGGAANLQFIQALLDSEEENDRAWDGRLGDRYNPPVDATPDTRELECNEIKTQVELATGQLGLRRATQEHSFPRMLHQRERGLCHRGSFSLGEQSRVISHFLPNDLGFTDSYSQKAFCGIYSKDGQIFMSACQDQTIRLYDCRYGRFRKFKSIKARDVGWSVLDVAFTPDGNHFLYSSWSDYIHICNIYGEGDTHTALDLRPDERRFAVFSIAVSSDGREVLGGANDGCLYVFDREQNRRTLQIESHEDDVNAVAFADISSQILFSGGDDAICKVWDRRTMREDDPKPVGALAGHQDGITFIDSKGDARYLISNSKDQTIKLWDIRRFSSREGMEASRQAATQQNWDYRWQQVPKKAWRKLKLPGDSSLMTYRGHGVLHTLIRCRFSPIHSTGQQFIYSGCSTGKVVVYDLLSGHIVKKLTNHKACVRDVSWHPFEEKIVSSSWDGNLRLWQYRQAEYFQDDMPESEECASAPAPVPHSSTAFSSPQ
- the DCAF11 gene encoding DDB1- and CUL4-associated factor 11 isoform X3 → MKMWIWPRGQVRLVQGGGAANLQFIQALLDSEEENDRAWDGRLGDRYNPPVDATPDTRELECNEIKTQVELATGQLGLRRATQEHSFPRMLHQRERGLCHRGSFSLGEQSRVISHFLPNDLGFTDSYSQKAFCGIYSKDGQIFMSACQDQTIRLYDCRYGRFRKFKSIKARDVGWSVLDVAFTPDGNHFLYSSWSDYIHICNIYGEGDTHTALDLRPDERRFAVFSIAVSSDGREVLGGANDGCLYVFDREQNRRTLQIESHEDDVNAVAFADISSQILFSGGDDAICKVWDRRTMREDDPKPVGALAGHQDGITFIDSKGDARYLISNSKDQTIKLWDIRRFSSREGMEASRQAATQQNWDYRWQQVPKKAWRKLKLPGDSSLMTYRGHGVLHTLIRCRFSPIHSTGQQFIYSGCSTGKVVVYDLLSGHIVKKLTNHKACVRDVSWHPFEEKIVSSSWDGNLRLWQYRQAEYFQDDMPESEECASAPAPVPHSSTAFSSPQ
- the DCAF11 gene encoding DDB1- and CUL4-associated factor 11 isoform X4 translates to MLHQRERGLCHRGSFSLGEQSRVISHFLPNDLGFTDSYSQKAFCGIYSKDGQIFMSACQDQTIRLYDCRYGRFRKFKSIKARDVGWSVLDVAFTPDGNHFLYSSWSDYIHICNIYGEGDTHTALDLRPDERRFAVFSIAVSSDGREVLGGANDGCLYVFDREQNRRTLQIESHEDDVNAVAFADISSQILFSGGDDAICKVWDRRTMREDDPKPVGALAGHQDGITFIDSKGDARYLISNSKDQTIKLWDIRRFSSREGMEASRQAATQQNWDYRWQQVPKKAWRKLKLPGDSSLMTYRGHGVLHTLIRCRFSPIHSTGQQFIYSGCSTGKVVVYDLLSGHIVKKLTNHKACVRDVSWHPFEEKIVSSSWDGNLRLWQYRQAEYFQDDMPESEECASAPAPVPHSSTAFSSPQ